TATGCAAGTAAATGAATTTGATGATTTTGACCAATGTTAAAAATAAGCGATTTTAAAGAGCAGATTTTTTTAAGAATTAATTTTTCCAGGTCAGAAAGTGACAGATCATAATTACAATCTTTTGCAGTGATAATATTTTCATCAGCTGCTTTTTTTTGAATACTTAGAGTTCGAACATATGCATACTGAATGTAATAAACAGGGTTTTCATTGCTTTGTTTTAATGCTAAATCGATATCAAACTGTAATTCAGCATCAGCCTTTCTATTTAAAAAGAAAAATCGTGCAACGTTTTTTCCAACTTCTTGGACCACTTCTTCAAGTGAAACCATGTTGCCAGTTCGTTTCGACATTTTGAACTGCTCACCATCTTTCATCACGTGTACGAGCTGATACAAAATGACATTTAATTTTTTTGGATCATAGCCAAGAGCCTGCATAATCGCATTGAGTCTTGTTTTGTAGCTGTGATGATCATGACCTAAAACCATAACAAGTTCATCAAACCCGCGATCTATTTTATCGATAAGGTATGCAATGTCTGCAGCAACGTATGTCAATTCTGCGTTAGCTTTTCTTAGCACGCGGTCTTTGTCGTCACCAAAGGTAGTTGATCGAAACCAGAGTGCTCCTTCTTGCTCGTAGGTGTGTCCCGTGCGGATGAGTCTTTCAAGTGCGTCATGAACTTTGCCATGATCATGAAGACTTTTTTCAGAGAACCAGATGTTAAATAAAATTCCGTAGCTTTCAAGCGTTTGTTGTAAATTTATAAGCATGTGTTCTTTTGCGTAGTCTTGAAAAAAGCTATCTGGCTCTTGTGTTAAGTTTTGACCAAATTG
This region of Candidatus Dependentiae bacterium genomic DNA includes:
- the argS gene encoding arginine--tRNA ligase, whose amino-acid sequence is MNHFEQLKSEFFLFLQNHLQIPTHVINSSLFDLNIDEEKQSFGDINANIAMICAKELKRNPRELAQEIINNFKHEDINRIEVAGPGFLNFFMTHGWYQKLAQEIAQKKETFFADKPTHPKKINIEFVSANPTGPMHVGHGRNGILGDVFANVSTFLHHDVTKEFYINDAGAQITKLGNSFKIRCLQNLGDQNIELPEDAYHGEYLVDLAKTCVAQFGQNLTQEPDSFFQDYAKEHMLINLQQTLESYGILFNIWFSEKSLHDHGKVHDALERLIRTGHTYEQEGALWFRSTTFGDDKDRVLRKANAELTYVAADIAYLIDKIDRGFDELVMVLGHDHHSYKTRLNAIMQALGYDPKKLNVILYQLVHVMKDGEQFKMSKRTGNMVSLEEVVQEVGKNVARFFFLNRKADAELQFDIDLALKQSNENPVYYIQYAYVRTLSIQKKAADENIITAKDCNYDLSLSDLEKLILKKICSLKSLIFNIGQNHQIHLLAYFTLELATLFHRYYNAQRVIDASNPEVTQQRLHIIGLVQQTLKTCLFLMGVTPMEKM